Within the Micromonospora citrea genome, the region TCGTCGACGATGGCGAGCATGTAGCTGGGGGTGACCATGATGACCTCGGGCTCGAAGTCGCGGATCAGCATCACCTGGCGTTCGGTCATCCCGCCGGAGACGGGGATGACGGTGCAACCCAGTTCCTCCGCGCCGTAGTGCGCGCCGAGCCCGCCGGTGAACAGCCCATAGCCGTACGCGACGTGCACCCGGTCGCCGGGGCGTCCGCCGGCGGCCCTGATCGACCGGGCCATCAGCCGGGCCCACGTCCTCAGGTCCTCGGCGGTGTAACCGACCACGGTCGGCCGGCCGGTGGTACCGGAGGAGGCGTGCAGCCGGGCGATCCGCTCGCGGGGCACGGCGAACATGCCGAACGGGTAGTTCTCCCGTAGCTCCGCCTTGCCCGTGAACGGGAAACGGGCCAGGTCGGCCAGGTCCCGGCAGTCGTCGGGGTGCACGTCGGCGGCGTCGAAGGCGCGGCGGTAGTGCGGGACGTTGTCGTACGCGTGCCGCAGCGACCGTCGCAGCCGCTCTCGCTGCACCGCGCGCAACTCGTCGACGCTCGCCCGCTCGATCGGCTCCAGATCCTCCGGGCGCGGGGCGCGGTCCTGCATCGGTGCCTCCTGCACGTCACGGTGGCGCGGCGGCACGAGCGCGCACGGGCACACCGGGCCGTCCCGGAGCCGGGCCGCCCCGTCCGCCGATCTTGGTACCGTACGCCGGCCGCCGGCGGCGCACCACCGACGGCCCGGGCAAGCGCCGGTCCGGGCCGGCGGCGGCCCGGACCTGCGGCAGCGGCCCGGACCGGCGGCGGCGGCGGCGGCGGCGGCGGCGGCGGCGGCGGCGGAAGGTCAACGCGCGGCGCGGTGGCGTGTCACGGGTTATCCGGGTCCAGGTTGCGCTCGCGCAGCAGCGCGTCCAGCTTGGCTTCGATCCGCTCGTCGGACTCCCGCGACTGGGAAGAACCCCAGTAGTAGAACAGGGCGAGGCCGGCCGCCTGCCAGACCAACTGGAGGAACTCGGACTGCCAGTTCTCCAGGGTGGAGGCGAGGAACTGCGGCAGGAAATCGGCCCAGGCGAAGGACTGGCCGTGCTGGCTCGCCTCGTTGCTCTCCACGACCGCCTGGAAGACGAACTGGCCGATCCAGGAGACCAGGAAGAGCGCCCCGGTCACCAGCGCGAAGGCGTACGCCTTGGGCCATCTCGGCTTACGGAACGGCGGCCCGGCGGCCCGGCCCCGCGACCGCCGACCGTTGGACGCGGCTCCGGACGGACCCGCGTCGGAGGCGGTCCTGATGATCTCGGCCATCGCGATCCCCCTCTCGATGAATCCCCTGGTGAGGCCTATGCCC harbors:
- a CDS encoding DUF6766 family protein; this translates as MAEIIRTASDAGPSGAASNGRRSRGRAAGPPFRKPRWPKAYAFALVTGALFLVSWIGQFVFQAVVESNEASQHGQSFAWADFLPQFLASTLENWQSEFLQLVWQAAGLALFYYWGSSQSRESDERIEAKLDALLRERNLDPDNP